The DNA sequence TAGCAGTTCTTAAAAAGCCAATAAATGAATAGTTAAAGTTTTAAATATAAATAATAAAAAGATACTACTTAAGGATTTAGAAAAGAATAATTACCTTAAGTAGTATCTTTTTTATTTTATACTATATTTTTTAAGATAATAAACAATCATAAGTATTGCTCCACCTGATGCATATATCATGTCTTTCATAGTGTCAGTTAGCCCTCCACCTTGAGTTTTCATATTTAAGTAAGTATCAAGTAAGTACTCAACTATTTCACAGACACCTGAAACTCCCAAGCTAAAGAAAAAAACAACTAAGAAAAATAGTATTTTATCCAGTAAGTTTCTTGGTGGGGATACAAATATATATCTAAGTATGTTTAGACAAATCTTAACCGTTATAAACCCTGATAAAAAGTGTAAAAAACTATCATAGGGTTTAAAAACATCATACATTCTATAACTAGAGCCTAGCAAAAAAGACAATATAATAAATAGATTACCAACTATATAAAGAGGTTTATCTACAACCTTAAAATTTCTAAAGTAAAACTTGCTTAAAATAAAAGCTATTAAAAAAGAAATAAAGCATATAAAAGCTTTACCTTTTTCATTTATAGATAAAAAATAAATAAAAGAAAAAATATATATAAGATAAACTATCCATTTAAATAAGTTTAAAGATTTAGTTTTCATAACAATACCTACCTTAAGATTTTTTATTATTATGTGTATTTAAAAAAAATATATTACTTTAAAGGGAGAGAAGTTCAAGTGTTAAAACTATGTTAAAAGCTTTTGAAAAGTGTTGCAAAAATGTAACAAACATATATAATATAAAGTATAAATAAATTAAGTACTCCTTGAAGGGGAGTAGCTTTCGTTAAAACGATAATCAATCGTCAATTTCGGATATTTCATATCCCGGTTGATTAGCAAGATAAAACCTTGTTAGCGAGACCTTCAAGCAAATTTTACTTTTAAAGTTTGCTTGGAGGTCTTTATTATTTAAATAAATTTTTCGGAGGTTAAGTATGTTTTATAAAAAAAGTATCGATGAAACATTAAATCACTTAAACACCAGTTTAGATGGTTTAACATCAGATCAAGCAAAAGACTTACTAGAAAAACATGGATACAATGAATTAAAGGAAAAGGCTAAAACTCCAACTTGGAAATTATTCTTAGAGACTTTTAAAGACCCATTAGTAATCATCTTGTTAATAGCAGCCTTAGTTCAAGTATTTTTAGGAGAAGGAACAGAAAGTTTAATAATATTTGCAGTTATAGCACTAAACTCTGTATTATCAGTAGTTCAAACTAAAAAAGCAGAAGGTTCACTTGCAAGCCTTAAAAAGCTATCAGTACCAAATGCAAAAGTTATAAGAGATGGAATAAAGATTACACTTCCTTCAAGGGATATTGTGCCAGGGGATATAGTAATTTTAGAAGCTGGAGATTATGTACCAGCTGACGGTAGAGTTATAGAATCACAAAATCTTAAAGTAGTAGAAGGAATGCTTACAGGAGAAGCAGAACCTGTTTTAAAACATGAAGAAATAATAAATGAAGATGTAGCATTAGGAGATCAAAAGAACTTAGTATTTAGTGGATCTATGGTAGTTTATGGTAGAGCAGTATATGTAGTAACAAAGACTGCTATGGACAGCGAAATGGGTAAAATAGCAGATTTACTAGAAAATGCAGAAAATAAACAAACGCCACTTCAAGTTAAACTAGATGAATTTAGTAAAAAATTAGGTATATGGATAGTACTACTTGCAGCACTAATCTTTGGTATAGAGGTTATGAGAGGTGGAGACTTAGTAAATTCATTTATGTTTGCAATAGCAATAGCAGTTGCAGCTATACCAGAAGCACTATCTTCTATAGTTACAATAGTTTTAGCAGTTGGGACAAACTCTATGGCTAAAAAACAAGCTATAATAAGAAAATTACCAGCAGTTGAAACATTAGGTTCAACAAGTGTTATATGTACAGATAAAACTGGAACATTAACTCAAAACAAGATGACAGTTGTAGATACTTATATATATAATCCGAAAAAAGCTTTAGTAGATAATGAATATGAAGAAGTTGCAGCATCAGAAGCAGTATCTCTTCAAGAAAGTTATTTAATACTTGGGTCTTCACTTTGTAATGACTCAGATTTAACTAACGAAGGTGTAGAAATAGGAGATCCTACAGAAGTAGCACTTATGCATTATGCTAACAAAAAAGGATTTGATTACAAAGAAATAAGAGAAATAAATAAAAGAGTAAGCGAATTACCATTTGATAGTGACAGAAAGTTAATGTCAACTGTTAACAAAATAGAAAATGAAGTAGTAATGTTTACTAAAGGAGCACCAGATGTAATCTTTAGTAGATGTAAATATGTATTAGTTGGTGATGAAGTAGTTAAAGCAACTGATGAAATAATAAATGAATACAAAAAAATGAACGAAGAATTTTCAAACAAAGCTTTAAGAGTTTTGGCATTTGCAACTAAAAAAGTAAGTGATGAAAGTTTTGTACCTTCAATTGAAGATGAAGATAATTTAACATTAATAGGACTTACTGCAATGATAGACCCTCCAAGAGATGAGGTATATGAAGCAGTAGAAAATGCAAGAAAATCTGGTATAAAAACTGTTATGATAACAGGAGACCATAAAACAACAGCAAAAGCAATTGCAATGGATATAGGAATATTTGAAGAAGGTGATATGGCACTTACTGGTAATGAATTAGATGCTTTAAGTGAAGAAGAATTAGATAAAAACTTAGAACATATATCAGTATATGCAAGAGTTTCACCAGAAAATAAAATAAGAATAGTAAAAGCATGGCAAAATAAAGGTAAAGTTTGTGCAATGACAGGTGATGGAGTTAATGATGCACCAGCTCTAAAACAAGCAGATATTGGTATAGGTATGGGAAGTGGAACAGAAGTTGCAAAAGATGCATCAGATATGGTATTAGTAGATGATAACTTTGCAACAATAGTTAAAGCAGTAGAAGTAGGTAGAACAGTTTATACAAATATTAAAAAATCAATAATGTATTTATTCTCAGGAAACTTAGGCGGAATAATTGCTATACTATTTGCAGTATTTGCAGGACTTCCAAATCCATTTACAACAATACAATTATTATTTATAAACTTAGTAACAGATTCGCTACCAGCAATAGCACTTGGTCTTGAAAAACCAGAAAAAGGTGTTATGAAAAATCCTCCAAGAGACAAAGCTGAAAGTATATTCTCAAAAGATGCTATAAGATTTGTTACAATTAGAGGATTTATAATAGGTATAGTTACAATAGCTGCTCAACTTATCGGTATGAAACATTCAGTAGAACTTGGAGTTTCAATGGCATTTGCAACACTTACATTATCTAGAATACTTCAGACATTTGCAGCAAGATCAAATTCAGAAACAGTATTTGAATTAGGATTTAAGAGCAACAAATACGTATTAGGTGCAGTAGTAGTATGTTTAGGAATGTTCTCATTAACATTACTACCATTTATGAGAGATGTATTTACAATGCCAAGTAGCTTTAATTTTACAAACTTAGCTATATCATTAGGTCTAGCAATAACTTCTACTTTATTAATGGAAGTTAGCAAAGTTATAAAGAAAAAATAATTAAAGATATTTAAATAAGGGTGTAGACAAAGTCTGCACTCTTTGAATATAATTATATAAAAATTAAGTTTTAGGAGGAAAATAT is a window from the Paraclostridium sordellii genome containing:
- a CDS encoding cation-translocating P-type ATPase, whose protein sequence is MFYKKSIDETLNHLNTSLDGLTSDQAKDLLEKHGYNELKEKAKTPTWKLFLETFKDPLVIILLIAALVQVFLGEGTESLIIFAVIALNSVLSVVQTKKAEGSLASLKKLSVPNAKVIRDGIKITLPSRDIVPGDIVILEAGDYVPADGRVIESQNLKVVEGMLTGEAEPVLKHEEIINEDVALGDQKNLVFSGSMVVYGRAVYVVTKTAMDSEMGKIADLLENAENKQTPLQVKLDEFSKKLGIWIVLLAALIFGIEVMRGGDLVNSFMFAIAIAVAAIPEALSSIVTIVLAVGTNSMAKKQAIIRKLPAVETLGSTSVICTDKTGTLTQNKMTVVDTYIYNPKKALVDNEYEEVAASEAVSLQESYLILGSSLCNDSDLTNEGVEIGDPTEVALMHYANKKGFDYKEIREINKRVSELPFDSDRKLMSTVNKIENEVVMFTKGAPDVIFSRCKYVLVGDEVVKATDEIINEYKKMNEEFSNKALRVLAFATKKVSDESFVPSIEDEDNLTLIGLTAMIDPPRDEVYEAVENARKSGIKTVMITGDHKTTAKAIAMDIGIFEEGDMALTGNELDALSEEELDKNLEHISVYARVSPENKIRIVKAWQNKGKVCAMTGDGVNDAPALKQADIGIGMGSGTEVAKDASDMVLVDDNFATIVKAVEVGRTVYTNIKKSIMYLFSGNLGGIIAILFAVFAGLPNPFTTIQLLFINLVTDSLPAIALGLEKPEKGVMKNPPRDKAESIFSKDAIRFVTIRGFIIGIVTIAAQLIGMKHSVELGVSMAFATLTLSRILQTFAARSNSETVFELGFKSNKYVLGAVVVCLGMFSLTLLPFMRDVFTMPSSFNFTNLAISLGLAITSTLLMEVSKVIKKK